A region of the Mycobacterium sp. NBC_00419 genome:
CGTGACGGCGGTGCTCAGCGGATCCTGACGGATCAGCGCAGCAAATGATCTCCGGTCGGGCCGGGCAGAGTGCACCGGGGCAGGCGTCGTTGGCTCAAATGACCGAGTCGACCTCGCCACCATGCCCGCTCACCCCCCGGATTGCCTCCTACCGAGGTCAGCGTAGCGGTAACGGACCCGAACTGCCCCCGCGAACGACGGCAAAGATTCGTGCCGCGCCTACTTGATCTCGCAGAGCACCGTGCCCTGAGTGATCGCCGCACCGGCCTCAGCCGACAGCCCGGTGATGACGCCGTCCTTGTGCGCGGTCACCGGGTTCTCCATCTTCATCGCCTCGAGCACCGCGACCAGATCGCCAGTAGCCACCGTCTGGCCCTCTTCGACGGCCACCTTGACGACGGTGCCCTGCATCGGTGCGGTCACCGCGTCACCGGACGCGGCGGCACCACCGTGGGCACCGCGCTTGCGGGCCTTCGGCTTCTTGCGGACCACACCAGACTCGGCCGGTCCGCCACCGTTGCCGAGCGCGAGATCCCCGGGCAGCGAGACCTCGACACGACGGCCGCCGACCTCGACGATGACCTTCTGGCGCGGCTGGGCCTCTTCCTCGTCGACCGGGCCACCGCCGGTGAACGGCTCGACGGTGTTGTCCCACTCGGTCTCGATCCAGCGGGTGTGCACGGTGAAGCCGCTGTCGTCACCGATGAACGCGGGGTCGCTGACGACGGCGCGGTGGAACGGGATGACAGTGGCCAGGCCTTCGACGGTGAACTCGTCGAGAGCCCGGCGGGCACGCTGCAGGGCCTGCTGGCGGTTGGCGCCGGTGACGATCAGCTTGGCCAGCATCGAGTCGAACTGGCCGCCGATCACCGAACCGGTCTCCACGCCCGAGTCCAGCCGGACGCCGGGACCCGTCGGCGGCTCGAACTTGTTAACCGGACCGGGTGCGGGCAGGAAGCCGCGGCCGGCGTCCTCGCCGTTGATCCGGAACTCGATGGAATGGCCGCGCGGAGTCGGGTCCTCGGTGATGGCCAGAGCCTCGCCGTTGGCGATGCGGAACTGCTCGAGCACCAGGTCGATGCCGGAGGTCTCCTCGGTGACGGGGTGCTCCACCTGCAGACGGGTGTTCACCTCCAGGAAGGAGATCAGGCCGTCCTGGCCGACCAGGTACTCGACGGTGCCCGCGCCGTAGTAGTTCGCTTCCTTGCAGATGCGCTTGGCCGACTCGTGGATCTCCTTGCGCTGCGCGTCGGTGAGGAACGGTGCCGGCGCTTCTTCCACGAGCTTCTGGAAGCGGCGCTGCAGCGAGCAGTCGCGGGTTCCGGCGACGACGACGTTGCCGTGCTGGTCGGCGATCACCTGGGCCTCGACGTGGCGCGGCTTGTCCAGGTAGCGCTCGACGAAGCACTCACCGCGTCCGAACGCGGAGATGGCCTCGCGGGTGGCCGAGTCGAACAGCTCGGGGATCTCCTCCAGGGTGCGGGCCACCTTCATGCCGCGACCGCCACCGCCGAAGGCGGCCTTGATCGCGATCGGCACGCCGTACTCCTTGGCGAAGGCCACCACCTCGTCGGCGTCCTTCACCGGATCGGGGGTGCCGGGCACCAGCGGCGCCTGGGCGCGGGCGGCGATGTGGCGGGCGGTGACCTTGTCACCCAGGTCCCGGATGGACTGCGGGCTCGGGCCGATCCAGATCAGCCCGGCGTCGATGACGGCCTGGGCGAAGTCGGCGTTCTCCGACAGGAAGCCGTAGCCCGGGTGCACGGCGTTGGCGCCGGACTTGGCGGCCGCGTCGAGGAGCTTTGCGAAGTCGAGGTAGGACTCGGCCGAGGTCTGCCCGCCCAGCGCGAACGCCTCGTCGGCCAGCCGCACGTGCGGCGCGTCGGCGTCGGGCTCGGCGTAGACGGCAACGCTGGCCAGACCCGCATCTCTGGCCGCCCGGATCACGCGGACCGCGATCTCACCACGGTTGGCGACGAGGACCTTCGAGATGGTCTGATTGGGCACTGCGCCTCCTGGGTTTCCCGACTCTAAGAACGATCTTTAAAAACAGG
Encoded here:
- a CDS encoding acetyl/propionyl/methylcrotonyl-CoA carboxylase subunit alpha; the encoded protein is MPNQTISKVLVANRGEIAVRVIRAARDAGLASVAVYAEPDADAPHVRLADEAFALGGQTSAESYLDFAKLLDAAAKSGANAVHPGYGFLSENADFAQAVIDAGLIWIGPSPQSIRDLGDKVTARHIAARAQAPLVPGTPDPVKDADEVVAFAKEYGVPIAIKAAFGGGGRGMKVARTLEEIPELFDSATREAISAFGRGECFVERYLDKPRHVEAQVIADQHGNVVVAGTRDCSLQRRFQKLVEEAPAPFLTDAQRKEIHESAKRICKEANYYGAGTVEYLVGQDGLISFLEVNTRLQVEHPVTEETSGIDLVLEQFRIANGEALAITEDPTPRGHSIEFRINGEDAGRGFLPAPGPVNKFEPPTGPGVRLDSGVETGSVIGGQFDSMLAKLIVTGANRQQALQRARRALDEFTVEGLATVIPFHRAVVSDPAFIGDDSGFTVHTRWIETEWDNTVEPFTGGGPVDEEEAQPRQKVIVEVGGRRVEVSLPGDLALGNGGGPAESGVVRKKPKARKRGAHGGAAASGDAVTAPMQGTVVKVAVEEGQTVATGDLVAVLEAMKMENPVTAHKDGVITGLSAEAGAAITQGTVLCEIK